The sequence CCCTCCCCATTTCATCCACCATCTCATAAATTTCCTTGGACTGACCATGTGATTTATCTCCAGCtacaaattcataaattttgttATCTAGCTCAATCATAGTGCTCCCAGGGATCTTTTTCATCCCCCTCTTGTCCATTAACTCtctaattttggttttcttctcCCAATGGGACATTTTTGCATAAATGTTAGAAAGTAATACATAATTTGATTCATGCATAGGCTCATTTCTGATTAGCTGTTTAGTAATGCTCTCTCCAAGCTTAAGCTCACCATGAGCACGACAAGCACTTATCAAGGTTCGCAAAACTATTGGGTTTGGCTTGATGTGCATATTTTGAACAAACTCCAGTGCCTCTTTGACAAGTCCAGCCCTGCAAAACATATCCACCATACATCCATAGTGTTCTATCTTAGgtacaattttaaatcttttgatCATCAGGTCAAAATATTTTCTGCCATTTTCAACTAATCCAGAGTGACTACAAGCAGAAAGCAACCCAATAAAGGCCACATCATCAGGAGCCACCCCAGTTCCTATCATCTCTTCAAATAAGGAAACAGCTTCTAGACCACGACCATGCATCGCCAGACCAACAATCACAGAAGTCCAAGTAACAATTGTTCTCCCACCCATGTCTCTAAACAATTTCAGAGCTTTATCCACATCACCGCACTTCGCAAACATATCAATGAGTGCATTACAAAGCTCCACATTCTTTTGAACcccttctttttcaatataTGACTCCACCCACTTCCCAAGCTCAAATGCACCTAAATCTGTACACGCAGAGAGCACCAACACCATCGTGATCTCATCCGGGCGAACTCCCGCCATCTGCATTTTCCTAAACAAACCAATCGCATCTGAGGACCACCCCAATCGGACATACCCTCCAATCATCGCACTCCAAGAAACAGAGTCTAATTTtggcatttcatcaaacaccttCCGAGCATAATTAATCCCACCATTGCAACAACAGTACATGTGAACCATAGTATTCTGAACATGAacatcatcatcaaatccaaatTTCACAACAGACCCATGAACTGATTTACCTAAATTCAAGCTCCCAAGGCCAGCACAGGCCTTGAGTACAAATGGGTACGTGAACTTGTTAGGCAAAACTCCATAACCAAGCATGACACGGTAAAAACACAAAGCTCTGTCCCGTGAATGAGTAGTTTGAGCATAAGCTCTAACGACGGTATTGAAGAGAAACGTATCGTAAAGCCGGGTATCAGAACGAGGTGAGAATATAAAGGATGAGGCATAGTCAATGGCTTCAAGATCAGAGGATGTGGAGGCGAACTTGGTGAGGACTAGAGGGTTATTTTGGAGACCCAATTTGAGAATGTAGTTGTGGGTCTGGAAAAGCTTTGGGAGTGTGTTGCAGGAGTGAAGGAGGGCCAAGCAGCTCTGCTCTGCTTCTCTATTGCCTGTGGTGGTGGAGTTGGGTGGGTTATGGAGTGAAGTGGTGACTGTTGCTGTAGTGATTGTGCGGAACAGCTTTGGTGTTCTTGTGGCTGGGGATTGCATCTAGTCTTATGAATTAGGAATAGGATTAGATTGTTATCTGGGGAGGGCGGGAGAGGTGACCGTTTAACGGCTTTTGCACACATGTTATGGTGCTGCTatcctccaaaatccaaatatcaAGG is a genomic window of Quercus lobata isolate SW786 chromosome 2, ValleyOak3.0 Primary Assembly, whole genome shotgun sequence containing:
- the LOC115974971 gene encoding pentatricopeptide repeat-containing protein At4g21065-like yields the protein MQSPATRTPKLFRTITTATVTTSLHNPPNSTTTGNREAEQSCLALLHSCNTLPKLFQTHNYILKLGLQNNPLVLTKFASTSSDLEAIDYASSFIFSPRSDTRLYDTFLFNTVVRAYAQTTHSRDRALCFYRVMLGYGVLPNKFTYPFVLKACAGLGSLNLGKSVHGSVVKFGFDDDVHVQNTMVHMYCCCNGGINYARKVFDEMPKLDSVSWSAMIGGYVRLGWSSDAIGLFRKMQMAGVRPDEITMVLVLSACTDLGAFELGKWVESYIEKEGVQKNVELCNALIDMFAKCGDVDKALKLFRDMGGRTIVTWTSVIVGLAMHGRGLEAVSLFEEMIGTGVAPDDVAFIGLLSACSHSGLVENGRKYFDLMIKRFKIVPKIEHYGCMVDMFCRAGLVKEALEFVQNMHIKPNPIVLRTLISACRAHGELKLGESITKQLIRNEPMHESNYVLLSNIYAKMSHWEKKTKIRELMDKRGMKKIPGSTMIELDNKIYEFVAGDKSHGQSKEIYEMVDEMGRELKRAGYAPTTSEVLQDIDEEDKEDALNRHSEKLAIAFALLNTQPGTPIRIVKNLRVCSDCHSATKFISKIYNREIVVRDRNRFHYFKEGLCSCGDFW